From the genome of Chroicocephalus ridibundus chromosome 1, bChrRid1.1, whole genome shotgun sequence, one region includes:
- the C1H12orf75 gene encoding overexpressed in colon carcinoma 1 protein isoform X2, which produces MGCGNSTAGGAGGRGATGTTKDVAEESVSDDDKRRNYGGVYVGLPSDAAAMVSSQTKAAPKGIGRSQVAMAPCAALRWSGNHPVTSPAAA; this is translated from the exons ATGGGCTGCGGCAACTCCAcggccggcggcgcgggcgggaGAG gtGCCACAGGGACTACTAAAGATGT AGCAGAAGAATCTGTATCGGATGATGACAAAAGGAG GAACTATGGTGGCGTGTATGTTGGCCTGCCGTCGGATGCGGCTGCCATGGTTTCCAGTCAGACGAAAGCTGCACCGAAAGGTATTGGAAG AAGCCAGGTGGCAATggctccctgtgctgctctccGGTGGTCTGGGAATCACCCAGTtacttctccagctgcagcatAA
- the C1H12orf75 gene encoding overexpressed in colon carcinoma 1 protein isoform X3: protein MGCGNSTAGGAGGRGATGTTKDVAEESVSDDDKRRNYGGVYVGLPSDAAAMVSSQTKAAPKGIGRLEGNKPIKMQTAGVFYQDQLPVL from the exons ATGGGCTGCGGCAACTCCAcggccggcggcgcgggcgggaGAG gtGCCACAGGGACTACTAAAGATGT AGCAGAAGAATCTGTATCGGATGATGACAAAAGGAG GAACTATGGTGGCGTGTATGTTGGCCTGCCGTCGGATGCGGCTGCCATGGTTTCCAGTCAGACGAAAGCTGCACCGAAAGGTATTGGAAG aTTAGAAGGAAATAAACCCATCAAGATGCAAACAGCTGGAG TCTTCTACCAAGACCAGTTGCCAGTGCTTTAG
- the C1H12orf75 gene encoding overexpressed in colon carcinoma 1 protein isoform X1, protein MGCGNSTAGGAGGRGATGTTKDVAEESVSDDDKRRNYGGVYVGLPSDAAAMVSSQTKAAPKEARWQWLPVLLSGGLGITQLLLQLQHNSSKGWIRGQISVVQT, encoded by the exons ATGGGCTGCGGCAACTCCAcggccggcggcgcgggcgggaGAG gtGCCACAGGGACTACTAAAGATGT AGCAGAAGAATCTGTATCGGATGATGACAAAAGGAG GAACTATGGTGGCGTGTATGTTGGCCTGCCGTCGGATGCGGCTGCCATGGTTTCCAGTCAGACGAAAGCTGCACCGAAAG AAGCCAGGTGGCAATggctccctgtgctgctctccGGTGGTCTGGGAATCACCCAGTtacttctccagctgcagcatAACTCTTCTAAAGGCTGGATCAGGGGCCAGATCTCAGTGGTGCAGACATAA
- the C1H12orf75 gene encoding overexpressed in colon carcinoma 1 protein isoform X4, with amino-acid sequence MGCGNSTAGGAGGRGATGTTKDVAEESVSDDDKRRNYGGVYVGLPSDAAAMVSSQTKAAPKD; translated from the exons ATGGGCTGCGGCAACTCCAcggccggcggcgcgggcgggaGAG gtGCCACAGGGACTACTAAAGATGT AGCAGAAGAATCTGTATCGGATGATGACAAAAGGAG GAACTATGGTGGCGTGTATGTTGGCCTGCCGTCGGATGCGGCTGCCATGGTTTCCAGTCAGACGAAAGCTGCACCGAAAG aTTAG